The region TTGAGCTACGCGCTGGGACTCGCCCAGGCGGGGACTACAGCAGGGATTGCGGCACTGTTGCTCACTGGAGCTGGTCTAGCACTGCTCAATCAAAATGGTCGATACGCGGCCCAGCAGCAGCGCACCTGGCCCGGTGACTGAAGTCACCCACCCCGGTTATCCCCGCGCCGATCTTGGAGGTTGCACTCGTCGATAACGCGTCGCCCCGGCATCCCCGGTGGCACCGTCTTGGGAACCCGCGAGCCCGGGGGCGCGGTGGTGGTCGGTGTCGGGAAACCACTTAGTAACTCCGCCACGAGTTCACGCTGGGTCACCCACCGATGAACCCCACCATCAGCCCACCCTTGACGACGATCAATGGCTGCACTTATCCGCTCATCCGAGCGGGCCGATTTGGTGCGGTGCCGCCGGGGTATAGCCGCTCTATGTCTTCAACCAACGAGCAGCCCGACCTTAGTGAGGTGTTGACCCCCGGTGAGGAAGTTCACCCGGATCGCCACGAGCACGCTAAAGAAGGCAAACACCTCGATGAAGCTGAACTTGAGCGACGCACTCAGCACGAACGTGACGTAGTGCACGGTGAACCCACCACCTAGTTGTTCTGGAAGGGCCCCGTCTGCCGCCCGAGTCTGCAGACGGCAATAACATCGTGAGAAAGAGGCCGTGGAGATGAAGGCGGAACCGGGAAACAGCGCTGACGCCCCGATTGGTGAGCTATTAGTTCAGTTGTCGACGCAGACGTCGCGGCTGGTGCGCGATGAGATGCGGTTGGCGCAAAAGGAATTCGCGGATTCAGCCAAACACGCCGGCATCGGCGCTGGCCTCATCAGTGTCGCCGGACTGTTAGCGGTGTTCGGGTTGGCCAGTCTTATCACCGCGGCGATCGCCGCTCTTGCGCTGGTACTACCGGTCTGGGCGTCAGCATTGATCATCGCTGCGGCTCTGTTCATCATCGCCGGCATCGCGGGTCTTATCAGCAAGAAACAACTCAGTGAAGCCTCCCCCGCCCCGGAGGCGACCATTGCCAATGTCAAACAAGACCTCACCGAAGTGGAGAACGCCCGTCATGGCCACTGAGCAGCCACCGTCGCAACCACCCTCACCCGACCTCTCCGGCGAGCCTGGGCCTGACGCCAGCGCCGCGGACATTGAAGCTGATATCGAGAAAACGCGTCACGAACTCGGCAACACCGTGGAGGCACTGGCCGCGAAAGCGGACGTGAAAGGTCAGGCACAACGCAAGGCTGCCGAGGCGAAAGCCCGACTCACCGACAAAGCTGTGCAGGCCCGCGAAGTGGTCGCCGAAAAGGCCAGTGCCGTGCAAACGGCCACCCAGGAAGCGCTCACCGACAACACCGGAGCGGTGAAACCGACGGTGCCGGTCGCCGCCATCGTGGCTGCAAGCCTGCTCATCGTCGGCATTCTGGCGTGGCGTAGCCGTCGCTAGCGTGCGCGTTAGCTCAGAGAAAGAGGTGTCCGTCGTGGAGAAAACCACGAGTACGTCGGCCAAGATTCTGTATCGACCAGTGGGGCTGCTCAGTTCGGTGGTGGGTGGACTTCTCGCTGGCGTCATCTTCAAACAGGTGTGGCAGCGCGCCACCCCCGGTGACAAACCCGATCCGCCGAAGGCGTTAGAGACCGAGTATCCGTTCAAAGAGATTCTGTTGGCCGCCGCCATCCAAGGCGCTATCTTCTCCGTGGTCAAGACAGTGATCGACCGTCAAGGTGCCCGGCTGTTCGAGAGGGCCACCGGCGAATGGCCCGGCAGTTGACCGCGGCCACCACTCCAACCGCTTCGACAGAGGGAAGATGTGAGATGGCAATAGTGACGGGTTCAGTCGAGGTGGCCGCACCGCTGTCAGCGGTGTACAACCAGTGGACGCAATTCACGTCTTTCCCCCACTTCATGTCCGGGGTTGAGCAGGTCACCCAGATCGATGACACCCACACCCATTGGGTAATCAGCCTCGGCGGGGTAACCCGCGAATTCGACGCCACCATCGTGGTGCAGCACCCTGATCAACGTCTGGCCTGGAGCAGCACCGACGGAACCACCCACTCCGGAGTAGTCAGCTTCGAGACCCTAGACGACACGCACACCCGGGTCACCGTGGAAATGAATTGGCAGCCCGCCGGTCTGATTGTTGCCCGTCATTGAGCGTGACGATGTTGTCGTCATCGGTGGTGATGATGACGGATCGATGAGAACAGCCCCGCTCGGTGTTTTGAGCGGGGCTGTGGTGGTCTCGGTGACGGGATCGTCGCCGCGGTGATGCCGTGGTGGTCTCGGTGATGGGAGTCTGGTTCAGTCTGAGGCTGTTTCGCTGATGGCGATGCGGGCAGCTTTCTCACCGACGATGGAATGACCGGCCGCGAACGCAGCCGTCAGCGCGTGCAAGGCGAGGTTGTTGACCGCTCGTGGGTGTCCGCGTGAGGCGTTGTGAATCAGGGTGACGGCATCCTCGGCGAACAGGGTGTCGGAGCGGCCGGCGATCTTGGTGTGATGGCTGATGTAGTCGGCGGTGTCAGCTGGACTCATGCCGGGCAGGGTGTAGCGCACGGCGATGCGCTGATCCAACGCGGCAAGGACACCGAGGCGTAGCCGGTGCCGCAGGGTGGGTTGGCCGACCAGCACCACCGCGAACGGTGACCCGGAGTCCATGTCATGGTTCGTGAGCAGCCGGATCGCTTCGAGCTGATGGTTGTCGAGCAGATGGGCTTCATCGACGACGAGCACGGGGTTGCGGCCGCGTTCGGCGTGTTCAGCGGCCAGGGCGTCCGCGGCCTGGGGTGCGAGGCGGGCGGTGTGAAAGACCGGGGTGTGTCCGAGTGCGGCCACGATGTGGGTGAGCATCCCGCGGACTCCGATGGTGGGGTTGGCCAGGTAGATGATGACGTGCCGGGCGGGGTCCAGGGCGGTCGCCGCGGCGCGGATGGCCACGGTTTTGCCGGCGCCGACTTCACCGGTGATGACCCCGATCGCGCACTGATTGACACACCAGCCGATGCGGGCGATCGCTTCACTGTGGCCGGGGTGGCGGTGCAGCATCGACGGAGCTAGATTCCGCCCGAACGGCATCCGGGAGAAACCCCAATGCGATTGCAGCCGTTCAATACTCATGCCGACACCCCATCTTCATGAGCAGCGTTGCTGGGGTCGAGGTCGGTGATGGAGAGCTGGCCAGGAATCTGAGCATGGTCGCCAGGGGCGTCGATAGTGCGGTCAGTGCGAGGGCCGTAGAGGGCGTGATAGCCGATACGTTCATCCTGGCGCAGC is a window of Mycolicibacterium gilvum DNA encoding:
- a CDS encoding SRPBCC family protein, with the protein product MAIVTGSVEVAAPLSAVYNQWTQFTSFPHFMSGVEQVTQIDDTHTHWVISLGGVTREFDATIVVQHPDQRLAWSSTDGTTHSGVVSFETLDDTHTRVTVEMNWQPAGLIVARH
- a CDS encoding ExeA family protein; this translates as MSIERLQSHWGFSRMPFGRNLAPSMLHRHPGHSEAIARIGWCVNQCAIGVITGEVGAGKTVAIRAAATALDPARHVIIYLANPTIGVRGMLTHIVAALGHTPVFHTARLAPQAADALAAEHAERGRNPVLVVDEAHLLDNHQLEAIRLLTNHDMDSGSPFAVVLVGQPTLRHRLRLGVLAALDQRIAVRYTLPGMSPADTADYISHHTKIAGRSDTLFAEDAVTLIHNASRGHPRAVNNLALHALTAAFAAGHSIVGEKAARIAISETASD
- a CDS encoding DUF3618 domain-containing protein, with product MATEQPPSQPPSPDLSGEPGPDASAADIEADIEKTRHELGNTVEALAAKADVKGQAQRKAAEAKARLTDKAVQAREVVAEKASAVQTATQEALTDNTGAVKPTVPVAAIVAASLLIVGILAWRSRR
- a CDS encoding DUF4235 domain-containing protein codes for the protein MEKTTSTSAKILYRPVGLLSSVVGGLLAGVIFKQVWQRATPGDKPDPPKALETEYPFKEILLAAAIQGAIFSVVKTVIDRQGARLFERATGEWPGS
- a CDS encoding phage holin family protein, yielding MKAEPGNSADAPIGELLVQLSTQTSRLVRDEMRLAQKEFADSAKHAGIGAGLISVAGLLAVFGLASLITAAIAALALVLPVWASALIIAAALFIIAGIAGLISKKQLSEASPAPEATIANVKQDLTEVENARHGH